From Paraburkholderia sabiae, a single genomic window includes:
- the ctaD gene encoding cytochrome c oxidase subunit I, giving the protein MSSIGHDVAAGHEHVHGDHAHETPHGWRRWLFATNHKDIGTLYLLFSFIMFLSGGVMALGIRAELFEPGLQIMRPEFFNQLTTMHGLIMVFGAIMPAFVGFANWMIPLQIGASDMAFARMNNFSFWLLPVAAVLLVGSFFTPGGATAAGWTLYAPLSTQMGPGMDFAIFAVHIMGASSIMGGINIVVTILNMRAPGLTLMKMPMFVWTWLITAYLLIAVMPVLAGAITMVLFDRHFGTSFFNAAGGGDPVMYQHIFWFFGHPEVYIMILPAFGIVSQVIPAFARKPLFGYSSMVYATASIAILSFMVWAHHMFATGMPVTGQLFFMYATMLIAVPTGVKVFNWVATMWRGSLTFETPMLFAVGFLFVFTFGGLTGLMLAMAPLDIQYHGTYFVVAHFHYVLVAGSLFGLFSGWYYWSPKWTGWMYNETRGKIHFWASLIFFNLAFLPMHFVGLAGMPRRYADYPAQFTDWNQVITIGAFGFGLAQVYFLFAVALPAYRGGGELEQAGDKPWDGATGLEWTVPSPAPFHTFENPPTVE; this is encoded by the coding sequence GGCGTCGCTGGCTGTTCGCGACGAACCATAAAGACATCGGTACGCTGTATCTGCTGTTCTCGTTCATCATGTTCCTGTCCGGCGGCGTGATGGCGCTGGGCATCCGTGCTGAACTGTTCGAACCGGGCCTGCAGATCATGCGCCCCGAGTTCTTCAACCAGCTGACCACCATGCACGGCCTGATCATGGTGTTCGGCGCGATCATGCCGGCCTTCGTCGGCTTCGCGAACTGGATGATTCCGCTGCAGATCGGCGCATCGGACATGGCCTTCGCGCGGATGAACAACTTCAGCTTCTGGCTGCTGCCCGTCGCTGCCGTGCTGCTGGTCGGTTCGTTCTTCACGCCGGGCGGTGCAACGGCCGCCGGCTGGACGCTGTACGCGCCGCTCTCGACGCAGATGGGCCCGGGCATGGACTTCGCGATTTTCGCGGTCCACATCATGGGCGCGTCGTCGATCATGGGCGGTATCAACATCGTCGTGACGATCCTGAACATGCGCGCACCCGGCCTCACGCTGATGAAGATGCCGATGTTCGTGTGGACGTGGCTGATCACCGCGTACCTGCTGATCGCCGTGATGCCGGTGCTCGCGGGCGCGATCACGATGGTGCTGTTCGACCGCCACTTCGGTACGTCCTTCTTCAATGCGGCAGGCGGCGGCGACCCGGTGATGTATCAGCACATCTTCTGGTTCTTCGGCCACCCCGAGGTGTACATCATGATCTTGCCGGCGTTCGGGATCGTGTCGCAGGTGATCCCGGCGTTCGCGCGCAAGCCGCTGTTCGGCTATAGCTCGATGGTGTACGCAACGGCATCGATCGCGATCCTGTCGTTCATGGTCTGGGCGCACCACATGTTCGCGACGGGCATGCCCGTCACCGGCCAGCTGTTCTTCATGTACGCGACGATGCTGATCGCCGTGCCGACGGGCGTGAAGGTGTTCAACTGGGTCGCGACGATGTGGCGCGGTTCGCTCACCTTCGAAACGCCGATGCTGTTCGCGGTGGGCTTCCTGTTCGTGTTCACGTTCGGCGGTCTGACGGGCCTGATGCTCGCGATGGCGCCGCTCGACATCCAGTATCACGGCACCTACTTCGTGGTCGCGCACTTCCACTATGTGCTGGTGGCGGGTTCGCTGTTCGGTCTCTTCTCCGGCTGGTATTACTGGTCGCCGAAATGGACCGGCTGGATGTACAACGAGACGCGCGGCAAGATCCACTTCTGGGCGTCGCTGATCTTCTTCAACCTCGCGTTCCTGCCGATGCACTTTGTCGGTCTGGCCGGTATGCCGCGTCGCTACGCCGACTATCCGGCGCAATTCACCGACTGGAACCAGGTCATCACCATCGGCGCATTCGGCTTCGGTCTTGCGCAGGTGTACTTCCTGTTCGCGGTCGCGTTGCCGGCCTATCGCGGCGGCGGCGAACTCGAGCAGGCAGGTGACAAGCCGTGGGACGGCGCGACGGGCCTCGAATGGACCGTGCCGAGCCCGGCACCGTTCCACACGTTCGAAAATCCGCCGACGGTCGAGTAA
- a CDS encoding cytochrome oxidase small assembly protein — protein sequence MSRNPQKRRTPEEIRAGNLRLGLILLIVVAVFFLGAVVKQVWFAH from the coding sequence ATGAGTCGGAATCCACAAAAAAGACGTACGCCTGAAGAAATTCGCGCAGGGAACCTGCGGCTCGGTCTGATTCTGCTGATCGTCGTCGCCGTCTTTTTTCTGGGTGCCGTCGTCAAGCAGGTCTGGTTTGCTCACTGA
- a CDS encoding cytochrome c oxidase assembly protein: MSTQPPAGADRSFNRPMLVKLVVVALLMFGFGFALVPMYRAICEVTGINNLVQRDATAREAKNTQVDMTRTISIEFDANARGPLGFKPEQNSIDVHPGEVTTVMYDVSNQQARTIQAQAIPSYAPKQATEFFRKIECFCFTQQTLKANESKRMPVVFVVDPKLPKDVKTITLSYTFFELNAPAATTRGTEGQTADGAAKAANPA, from the coding sequence ATGTCGACGCAACCGCCCGCTGGGGCCGACCGTTCTTTTAACCGTCCGATGCTGGTCAAGCTGGTCGTCGTCGCATTGCTGATGTTCGGCTTTGGGTTTGCGCTGGTGCCGATGTATCGCGCGATCTGCGAGGTCACGGGCATCAACAACCTCGTGCAGCGCGACGCCACGGCGCGCGAGGCGAAGAACACGCAGGTCGACATGACCCGCACGATTTCGATCGAGTTCGACGCGAATGCGCGTGGGCCGCTCGGTTTCAAGCCGGAGCAGAACAGTATCGACGTGCATCCCGGCGAAGTCACGACGGTGATGTACGACGTGAGCAACCAGCAGGCGCGCACGATTCAGGCGCAAGCCATTCCGAGCTACGCGCCGAAGCAGGCGACCGAGTTCTTCAGGAAGATCGAGTGTTTTTGCTTTACGCAGCAGACGTTGAAGGCGAACGAGTCGAAGCGGATGCCCGTGGTGTTCGTCGTCGATCCGAAGCTGCCGAAAGACGTGAAGACGATCACGCTGTCGTACACGTTCTTCGAACTGAATGCGCCTGCGGCGACGACGCGCGGCACGGAAGGTCAGACGGCTGACGGCGCGGCGAAAGCTGCAAACCCGGCCTGA